A DNA window from Ignavibacteriales bacterium contains the following coding sequences:
- a CDS encoding DUF3368 domain-containing protein translates to MKDPTLVLDTSICVDLSNGKLLEIALQLHYTFLLPDVIAGELMDPQGEDLLKIGYKVINLAPEQIGYIEILNQKYSQPSRADLFALASAKYLSCILLTGDQSLRKAADTESVEVHGILWLLDKLVFGKLITADFASHSLNNIIESGSWLPKKEIETRLKKWKK, encoded by the coding sequence TTGAAAGATCCGACACTAGTTCTTGACACAAGTATATGTGTCGATCTTTCCAATGGGAAGCTGCTCGAAATTGCATTGCAGCTACACTATACATTTCTTTTACCAGATGTCATCGCTGGTGAGTTAATGGATCCACAGGGAGAAGACTTGCTGAAGATAGGTTATAAGGTAATTAATCTTGCACCCGAACAAATCGGTTACATCGAAATATTAAATCAAAAATACAGTCAGCCTTCGAGAGCCGATTTATTTGCGCTTGCATCAGCAAAATATCTCTCGTGTATTTTGCTGACAGGAGATCAATCACTTCGTAAAGCTGCAGACACAGAATCAGTAGAAGTTCATGGAATATTATGGTTGTTAGACAAACTTGTATTTGGCAAGCTAATCACTGCGGATTTTGCTTCCCATTCACTTAATAATATAATCGAAAGCGGAAGCTGGTTACCCAAAAAAGAAATCGAAACGCGATTGAAGAAATGGAAAAAATAA
- a CDS encoding siphovirus Gp157 family protein: MTETLYEITKDLIILNNLDEVDSTNGQEGNDKLEQLQQALDNLNMKFIDKVCNIVKFVKNLEAHRDALAAEAKRLAERKRSFDSRIDWLKKYVKNAMEVTQSNKIKYAFFTIYVAPSQPSVEVRNIDEVEEEFLKVKKEVDKTKIMEQVKSTGVIPSGVEIVQGTHLVIR, translated from the coding sequence ATGACCGAAACATTATACGAAATCACAAAAGACCTGATCATTCTCAATAATCTTGACGAAGTCGATTCGACTAATGGACAGGAGGGAAACGATAAACTCGAACAACTTCAACAAGCTCTCGATAATCTCAATATGAAATTTATTGATAAGGTTTGTAACATCGTGAAATTTGTTAAGAATCTTGAGGCACACCGGGATGCTTTGGCTGCCGAAGCTAAACGGCTTGCTGAACGAAAACGATCATTCGATTCTCGAATTGACTGGCTTAAGAAATATGTTAAAAACGCTATGGAAGTAACTCAATCAAATAAAATCAAATATGCGTTTTTTACAATTTATGTTGCACCAAGCCAACCGAGTGTCGAGGTTAGAAATATCGATGAAGTTGAGGAGGAGTTCCTCAAGGTGAAAAAGGAGGTCGATAAAACAAAAATCATGGAACAGGTGAAATCTACCGGAGTTATTCCCAGTGGAGTAGAAATCGTTCAAGGTACGCACCTTGTGATTCGATAA
- a CDS encoding T9SS type A sorting domain-containing protein encodes MFQRKHNFDYSKSLYIFALFYITLTIPTFAQHHYNNWIHRNATDTTIARCWDDSLTFAMFPPGSMMGMMFPDSIYCRIDRMHLDSLDHPHDSTFMGWHRIEIGRDSTRFDMMDDSMMSVNHMMQFMTGLQCQLRWDSLYTDSLHRRWKPTGVRGWNGTQWVNLSDVSFIGTTATVKTSQVYAAIAFVGTPSEVTGISPTVTTPSQYKLEQNYPNPFNPSTEILFNIPLTENVTLEVYNVLGKVVATLFDNQPLSAGEHSVLFDANNLASGIYFYSMRAGQYKSTQKMILLR; translated from the coding sequence ATGTTTCAAAGAAAACACAATTTTGATTACTCAAAATCACTTTATATCTTTGCGTTATTCTACATAACGCTGACAATTCCGACATTTGCTCAACATCATTATAATAACTGGATTCATCGGAATGCAACCGACACAACAATTGCCCGTTGCTGGGACGACTCGCTTACCTTTGCTATGTTTCCCCCCGGTTCTATGATGGGAATGATGTTCCCAGATTCAATTTACTGTCGTATCGATCGAATGCATCTTGATAGTTTGGACCATCCGCACGATTCAACATTTATGGGTTGGCATCGGATCGAAATTGGGCGCGATAGCACCCGCTTTGATATGATGGACGATTCCATGATGAGCGTAAACCATATGATGCAGTTTATGACAGGGTTACAGTGTCAGTTGCGTTGGGATAGTCTTTACACCGATTCTCTCCATAGGCGATGGAAGCCGACCGGTGTGCGCGGTTGGAATGGTACACAATGGGTAAATTTATCAGACGTTTCATTTATTGGTACTACTGCCACAGTGAAGACCTCCCAAGTATATGCAGCAATCGCATTTGTGGGGACACCGTCTGAGGTCACAGGAATTTCCCCAACGGTAACAACACCATCGCAATACAAATTGGAGCAAAACTATCCAAATCCATTTAATCCCTCTACCGAGATCCTCTTCAACATCCCGTTGACTGAGAATGTAACGTTGGAAGTTTACAACGTGCTTGGTAAGGTTGTTGCAACACTTTTTGACAATCAACCATTGAGCGCCGGAGAACATTCTGTGCTATTCGATGCAAACAACTTAGCAAGCGGAATTTACTTCTATAGCATGAGAGCCGGTCAATATAAATCGACTCAAAAAATGATTTTATTAAGGTAA
- a CDS encoding TolC family protein produces the protein MNKIFLLLVTVLLAAQIYSQPVTRPVQLDSLISEAMKNNPEIQAALAQVDVMRAKVSQAGTLDDPELKFMQEGMPDFKFNEAMFSRLELMQMVPFPTKLGTQKDLSVIQKRFSQSDQLEKVNEVLAKLKSTYVELWFIQQNIAIAQENSRLMKQFLSIAQTKYTAGQVPQQDILKAQIEISMIGNEQISFRQKELSMKAMMMSLLNRDTKDTISIAVIPSEVSFSMDLDSVLSFALHNRPMIIKDSLMIDESKTMLSMAKQEYLPDFKFGIERMTEPMGSFTGWSVSAGITLPFAPWTLGKASTRVDEANAAIIKSNASYTSTRNMVASNVKDLYYKASGAKKQLDIFNSEILPQAKQSVQASLTAYQTGTTDFLMLIDAYRTLVNLSKEYFMTRMQFEQAIAELEREAGTQYLSDLK, from the coding sequence ATGAACAAAATATTTTTATTATTGGTTACGGTTCTATTAGCTGCGCAAATTTATAGTCAACCAGTAACTCGGCCAGTGCAATTGGACAGTCTAATCTCTGAAGCGATGAAGAACAATCCTGAAATCCAAGCGGCTCTCGCACAGGTTGATGTAATGCGAGCTAAAGTATCTCAAGCTGGTACTCTTGATGATCCTGAGTTGAAATTCATGCAGGAAGGTATGCCCGATTTCAAATTCAATGAGGCGATGTTCTCGCGTCTTGAGCTGATGCAAATGGTTCCATTTCCGACAAAACTTGGGACACAAAAGGATCTATCTGTTATCCAGAAACGGTTTTCCCAAAGTGACCAGCTTGAAAAAGTGAACGAGGTTTTGGCGAAACTGAAATCTACATACGTAGAGTTATGGTTCATCCAGCAAAACATCGCAATTGCTCAAGAAAACTCCCGACTCATGAAGCAATTTTTATCCATTGCACAGACGAAATACACAGCCGGTCAGGTGCCGCAGCAGGATATACTGAAAGCGCAAATCGAGATATCAATGATCGGTAATGAACAGATTTCATTTCGACAAAAAGAATTAAGTATGAAGGCAATGATGATGTCGCTGCTAAATCGGGATACCAAAGACACTATCTCTATAGCGGTGATACCTTCTGAGGTTTCATTTTCAATGGACCTAGACTCAGTTTTGAGTTTTGCATTGCACAACCGTCCAATGATCATTAAAGACTCGTTGATGATTGATGAGAGCAAAACAATGCTTTCCATGGCGAAGCAGGAATATCTTCCCGATTTCAAATTTGGAATCGAGAGAATGACGGAACCGATGGGTTCATTCACGGGCTGGAGTGTTAGTGCGGGAATCACACTTCCTTTTGCACCCTGGACACTCGGAAAAGCGAGCACTCGTGTAGATGAAGCGAATGCCGCAATAATCAAGTCGAACGCATCTTACACTTCAACTCGAAATATGGTCGCAAGCAACGTCAAAGATTTATATTACAAGGCAAGTGGAGCAAAGAAACAACTCGATATTTTCAACTCGGAAATTCTTCCTCAAGCAAAGCAATCAGTGCAGGCAAGCTTAACAGCATATCAAACAGGAACGACAGATTTTTTGATGTTGATCGATGCATACCGGACACTCGTCAATCTTTCAAAGGAATATTTCATGACACGGATGCAATTCGAGCAAGCAATTGCAGAGTTGGAACGTGAAGCCGGTACCCAGTATTTATCAGATTTAAAGTAA
- a CDS encoding efflux RND transporter periplasmic adaptor subunit, translating into MKKNIIISAIIIVIVGLAGLYFYPKLFPSKPERKILYWTDSMIPGDRSDHPGKSPMGMDRTPVYADESQPETANQKTSADESYYTCPMHPSVKSDHPGACPVCGMNLVKRTDQVELTKEEHQSLGQVTLSPTKQVLANVSTSTAMKMSLEKEIRAVGKIAYAEQNFRQISTRFPGRIDKLYLTYEGQQVKKDDPVADVYSPEAISAQQEYLLAKQSNSSELLQQSKQKLLLWGFTESQLNELDYLKIVRNTFTLHSPISGTVLKKNIQQQQYVSTGENLFDVADLSTVWMYADIYEYEIQGVKVGQIVEAKSDAYSDKTFTGKITFISPTVDPSSRTVRIRAEIANESADLRLDMFVNATVKVKLSESIVVPITAVLSTGAKQVVWVQKVAGVFEPRLVKIGGRSNEYVQIIEGINEGETIVSSGGYLIDSESQMQTPASSKSTEHAGMKMDKK; encoded by the coding sequence ATGAAAAAGAATATTATCATCAGCGCAATTATCATTGTCATTGTAGGTTTAGCAGGATTATATTTTTATCCGAAACTATTTCCATCTAAACCTGAACGAAAAATTCTCTACTGGACCGATTCTATGATTCCCGGTGATAGAAGCGATCATCCCGGTAAATCGCCAATGGGAATGGATAGAACTCCTGTCTATGCAGACGAGTCACAACCGGAAACAGCGAACCAAAAAACATCTGCTGATGAGAGTTACTACACTTGCCCGATGCATCCATCTGTTAAGAGTGACCATCCGGGGGCATGCCCGGTATGCGGAATGAATTTGGTTAAACGTACCGATCAAGTTGAGCTGACGAAAGAAGAACATCAGTCGCTCGGGCAAGTGACATTATCGCCAACGAAGCAAGTACTTGCAAATGTTTCAACTTCAACTGCAATGAAGATGTCGTTGGAAAAAGAAATCCGCGCTGTGGGTAAAATCGCTTATGCTGAACAGAACTTCAGACAAATAAGCACACGGTTCCCGGGACGGATTGATAAACTTTACCTCACTTACGAGGGGCAACAGGTAAAAAAAGACGATCCTGTTGCTGATGTTTACAGTCCGGAAGCTATATCCGCTCAACAGGAATACTTACTCGCTAAGCAATCTAATTCCTCGGAGCTTCTTCAACAGTCAAAACAGAAACTTCTTCTGTGGGGATTTACTGAATCGCAATTGAATGAACTTGATTACTTAAAGATTGTCAGGAATACATTCACGCTCCACTCTCCTATTAGCGGAACAGTGTTGAAGAAAAATATCCAGCAACAGCAATATGTATCTACCGGTGAAAATCTTTTTGATGTTGCCGATCTTTCCACAGTCTGGATGTATGCAGACATTTACGAGTACGAAATTCAGGGTGTAAAAGTCGGGCAAATAGTTGAAGCCAAGAGTGATGCATATTCCGATAAAACATTTACGGGTAAGATAACATTCATAAGTCCCACTGTTGATCCTTCATCAAGGACAGTGCGTATTCGTGCAGAAATTGCGAATGAATCTGCTGACCTTAGATTAGATATGTTCGTTAATGCTACAGTTAAAGTAAAGCTATCAGAAAGCATTGTCGTTCCAATAACCGCAGTTCTCTCGACTGGAGCAAAGCAAGTTGTATGGGTTCAAAAGGTTGCAGGTGTCTTTGAACCAAGGCTGGTAAAAATCGGTGGACGTTCAAATGAATATGTACAAATTATAGAAGGAATCAACGAAGGTGAAACAATTGTAAGCTCAGGTGGCTACCTAATTGATTCAGAGAGTCAGATGCAAACACCTGCAAGCTCAAAATCAACCGAACATGCTGGTATGAAAATGGATAAAAAATAA
- a CDS encoding DUF302 domain-containing protein — translation MSYYFSKIKKDISFDKVIEAVIGNLKNEGFGILTEIDVKETLKKKLDVNFRKYKILGACNPPFAYRALQAEDKIGIMLPCNVIIQEISKGTVEIATVDPVASMQSVNNPQLADVANEIQNKLRRVIENL, via the coding sequence ATGAGTTACTATTTCAGTAAAATAAAAAAAGATATATCATTCGATAAAGTAATTGAAGCTGTAATCGGAAATCTAAAAAATGAGGGTTTCGGCATTCTGACTGAAATTGATGTAAAGGAAACCTTAAAGAAAAAACTTGACGTCAATTTCAGGAAATATAAAATTTTGGGCGCATGCAACCCGCCGTTTGCTTATCGGGCACTGCAAGCTGAGGATAAGATTGGAATAATGCTACCATGCAATGTGATTATTCAAGAAATCTCTAAAGGTACTGTCGAGATCGCAACGGTCGATCCTGTTGCATCGATGCAATCTGTGAACAATCCTCAATTGGCAGACGTTGCAAATGAAATTCAGAACAAGTTGCGCCGAGTCATTGAAAATCTATAA
- a CDS encoding DUF2231 domain-containing protein has product MQNIHPYFVHFPIAILSVGLLWDLLGILLKKESFKNAGWWAQVFGVIAIVITVTTGLIAANTVPHNEASHEIMETHETIGLIVAGAFILLLIWRSFLKTSLPLRKSYQTIYLAIGILAVVTMLYGAHLGGKLVYEFGVGGSAVQQSAHTHQHTETNEEHGHESDPDSSGESEHQH; this is encoded by the coding sequence ATGCAAAACATACATCCGTATTTTGTTCACTTTCCGATTGCGATTCTTTCAGTCGGATTGCTTTGGGACTTGCTTGGTATTTTGTTAAAGAAAGAATCATTCAAGAATGCCGGCTGGTGGGCACAAGTTTTCGGAGTTATCGCGATTGTCATAACGGTCACCACCGGACTAATTGCTGCCAACACCGTTCCACATAATGAAGCTTCTCATGAAATTATGGAAACTCATGAAACTATTGGATTGATAGTCGCAGGCGCTTTTATTCTACTGTTGATCTGGAGAAGTTTCTTGAAGACCTCTTTACCATTGAGAAAGTCATATCAAACCATCTATTTAGCTATTGGGATTCTTGCCGTAGTTACAATGCTTTATGGTGCGCATCTTGGCGGAAAATTAGTGTACGAATTTGGCGTTGGTGGAAGTGCCGTGCAACAGTCGGCACACACCCATCAGCATACTGAAACAAATGAGGAACATGGGCATGAAAGTGATCCTGATTCCTCAGGCGAATCGGAACATCAACATTAA